The Sorghum bicolor cultivar BTx623 chromosome 6, Sorghum_bicolor_NCBIv3, whole genome shotgun sequence genome contains the following window.
GTGATGAGCCACCCCTGCCACCACCTCGGCCTCCATAATCAGATCGATAACTGAACTCACCCCTTCCATACCCTCTACCTCCATTGTATGTACCACGGCCTCTAATGCCTTCACCTCGAAAGTTGCCACCTCTACCCGGTGAAAACCTTCCTCCCCTGCTACCACCTGAAGCCAGAAAATAATGACCATCAGTTCAAATGATaataaacaagaaaaaaaacaaaacaaaacaggtGAAAGGCACATGCATCCTTTTACGCCTGAAATTATCTTGTTATTTTCCAAGTCATTTGTGCTTCATAAATGACACTTTTCCATAGACAACCAAAATAATAAGTTATTAATACTCTAATCATTTTATCTGATGATTTTCTAGGTACCGCATGCTATCATGAACCAAAATTAACACTTTACACTGTTCACCTGCATCCTAAAATGCAACCTGTGACAGCCGAGTTCGCCACTATTATTGCCTTCCAAAGAACACAGAAACAAATATATATCCTTTCCCAAAATAAACAAACTGGCATTCCACAAGTAACTATTATTTTAGGTAGAAAATAATGGCAAAGGATTTGATGGACTTGCCACGAGAACCGGTAGTTCTTTTTTCTTCAACATAACATTGCCGTTCACCAATAGTAACAGGAGAAGCCTGCAATCAAGAGTTATTATCAGATAAACAAATATCCCCATAAGCCTATCATTCAAGTATACTTCTCAGAGCAGTTGTAGAAGATGCTCCattagaaagagaaaaacataaCTATTGCATTCATGTTCAAAACAGAGTTACACAACCCCTACACACCCCCATACCAGATGACCAGACCCAAAACCACACACCTCTGAGCACAAGGAATCAAGAAAACAATCAAAACGTAGTGGGTAATCGAGGTTTGTGGGTGGGTGAGAGTGTGAGGCTCTGTGCTATAGTAGAGGAAAAAGATATCCAGACATGGAAAAAATATAGCTAGACTTCAAATTTAAGAATCTATCAGTTGTCAACTAGACAAAGCACTGGAGCGTAACAACAAAAAAGCCAGAACAAAattgggtgtgtttggttggaggtgttaaagtttaacaggtattgtagcatttttgttttatttggcaattagcgtccaatcatggactaattaggctcaaaagattcgtctcgcaaattacatgcaaactgtgcaattagttatttttttatctatatttaatacttcatgcatgtgtccaaatattcgatgtgataggagtTAAAGTTTACCGATgcaaaccaaacagggcctggcATTCCAACAGCATCTTCATGCCAAAACGCAAGGGTCGTTGGTACAAAGCCATGGGCTAAGGCTACGACCAAGAGAATAAACAAAACAATAGCGGGTTTGGATCGCTCTATAGTTTGATACAGAATCTTCTTTGAGGGCGCTTGATGTGATCCAACCCAAACGAAGCATGCCAGTCTAATCCCCTGCAATACTACTATAACAAGAACTTGCCACAGAAACTATAATTCAGAAAGAAGTGCCATCATCCAACACAGTGCACAACAGATTAGCATAAGTATCATAAATACCCAAAGTTCAAGAAGGCGCTAGGCAGTATCTAGGTGGTGACCCATGGCCTAGAGCCTAGTCGTTTCCAAGGCGGTGGCTAGGCAGTGATTAGTTAAATACATGCAtatatacttaaaataaaagaaaaaaaggagatAAATGGTCAATAttggagagaaagagaagaaggtCCAGTTAAAAGCCCAAGTAGTAAGCCTATAACCCCCACCGACACTTGTCCCCAGCTCCCCGAAGACCCGAACTCCTCTACTCGTGTCCGCCATCTCGCCCGCGCCGCTGCCTCCTTAACCCATTGGCCGCTGCTGCCGCTGCCCCCATCAATGTTGCCACCTCCAACCACCGCTGTCCAACGTCCGCGCCACCCCCACGCATGCCTGCCTTGGCGCGGATCTGCCTGCTGTGACTGTCTGACGTCGCCTCTTCCCCAACCGACCGCCACTACCCCCACGTTACCTCCTTGCCATCGCCGCCTGACCTCCGTGCTGCCACCCACGCATCCCTGCCATGGTGGATCTGGCCTCCTTTCGCCGCCAACAGTTGATCGCCGCCTAGGTACCCGCCTACCCCCGTAGGCAAGGCAGTACCCCATCACTCAGCGTGTAAGCGCGCCCAGGCGACCGCCTAGCGTCACCTTTTTGAACTTTGTAAATACCTGTAACTATAAAAGTTAAGTACCTCAAAGAAAAACTGTGTTCTTTTGTGTTTTCCGCCAAAGATTGATTAATGATTTTTTTTGCGGGGAATTGATTGATTAAtgacttagagcatctccaaccgttTGGTAAAATTCGTTTCCCAAATCTTGTTGTTTGCCAACTCCCAAAATAATATGGGGAGCAAAAAAAGATCTCATCTCCAACAATTTGACAAATTTCATTTCCAGAAACCCAAAAAACCGCTAACCAATATTTTTTAAGGTGATAAAGCGAGGCGTGGTGACAGACTACCGCCTTACACTTAAGCGAGTAAGGCGTAAGGCGAGGCGACGCCTTACGGCCATCCAACAGTAGTACAGACTATAGAATTGGAAGCATGTCAAAACAAATTGTTGTCCAAAAGAGGCTAAGCACTAAGCAGTAAGCACTAAGCACTAAGCACAGAGCACCAAGCAAAGAAAATATAAACAAATCGGCATCCTGGTGTTCTGCTCGAGACAAGAGGCTACAGGCAAGTAGAAAAAAACAGAGCAGAGTAATTACctagcctgctcgagggaagacTGGAGGAGGCGGCTCTgtcttgctcgagggaaagactggAGGAGGCGGCTTGTGTCCTGCTCAAGGGAAAACTGGAGGAGGCGATGGAGGACCAGAGAGGCGGCAGGGAAACAGCAGCCCGCCGGCGGCTGCTCCTCGCGCGGATGGAGGACGACCAGAGGAGGCAGGCGGGAAACAGCAACCCACCGACGGCTGCTCCTCACGCGGATGGGGAAGAGGGGAGGGGAAGGCGGAGCCTTTGCTTCAGGCAGAGGCTCCACGGCAGCAGCTTCTCCCGGTGGCGGACGCGGGCGAAACGCGAACGAGCAGGTATTCTTCCCCATGAGCTCTCCTCTGCTCTCTGCTCTCTGATTTCTCCCACGCTCTTCTCTCCAGCGCGTCTAATTTTCCCGTGCACCCCTCCCTCTGTCTCTGCACGCACGACTGGCTTTCCCGCACGTTTGCTCTTTTCCCCGTCCTTTCTCCCGCGATCTCCCATGTTTCCCGCCGCCCCGCACAGAGCATGCCCGTATGGCGCTTGCCTTCCTCGATCTGGGACGAATCGGATGCCAAATCGATGTTTTTCGGACGCCATGCTCGTAAGGCGGACACCATACCAATCTGAGGAGAGTCGTCTGCCAAAACATCTCGCCTAGAGCACCTTGGCGATTAGGCGACACCTTAAAAACACTGCCGCTAACGAAACGAAGAGCCCTGCTAAGCGAACTAAGGGCCCCACTATGCGAAGCCCCACTAAGCATGAAGAGAAAGACAAGCACGGAGCCTGCCCGTATATTTGCGCACTAGACAGGGAGATATACCAAGTTGAAAAAGATGGAGAATTGGGATGCCAAATTGTTGAAGAGGGTTTTTtcctcattttgccaaaaaaattatGGATGGGAAGTCATTTGCCAAACtaatggagatgctcttacataAACTAAACCCACAAACATACCAATATACCACCTAACTAATCTACTGGAACACCATTTAAGCGATAAAAAATTGTTTACTCCAAGTATCCAAGTAAACCCAAACTCACTAGTTACACAAACCTTATGGAATGACCCAAAAGTCATTAAAAAGAAACCGACATGAGAACAGGGCATGCATAAAATTAGGTCATCTGCCTATACCTCATCATAAAGCAACATGAGAAAAATGTAAGGTTAATACCTCTATTGCAGTTTGAACTGCACTGGCATCCTCAAATTCTACAAAGCCATAACAAAACCCTTGGATCTGTGTTTACTCAACAGAAACACAAAGAAAAATTAGAGAGAATCACTGAAGGCTCTTAATTGTTTTGAGAACACAAATGAGAAGAAAAGCAAGTACCTTATTGCTTCTAACTTGGATGCCTTCATGTTTAATGGCGCCAAATCTCTTGAACTCTTCCTCTAATTGTTGTGGTGTGGCATTTAATGGCAGACTTCGCACATATATGGCATGTGCATCAACTTTGAAGACAAAAGCATGTCAGATGGTGCCAACTGAAATCAAAGTTTTAGCTCCAAATTCGTTAGATAATACCTTCTGGATCTTGAAAGCTGCCACTCTGAGGATTAGAGGTGAAAGCTAGAGCATCAGCAACCTGAGCGGGGGCAGGAGACGCTTGCTTCTCTGTTTTCAGGGGTGCAGGCCTGGAAGGAACTGCAGATCCTGGTGGTCGATATTCTTTCATCACTTTTACCTGGAGCATAACAAAAAAAACTGTCATAATAATGGTAACAACAGTAAAAACGTAAATGTCAAGAAAAGTAGACTTTAACATGCTATACACAACCAACATCACAAAATCAAGAAAGCCTCATGATTTCTTCACCAGAAGGCAACAACTCCATTACAAGTAAAACAATACGGCCACAAGAAACAACATGAAAATAAGCAAATTTTCATTCATGTTCCCAACCAAATAGTTACTTTAGAAGACTTGTCATATGATGTGTGAGTAATTATTCAACTGATCGCACTGAAACTAAGAACTCCGAATTTTCACAACATTTAAGCTTCTGATACAGACAATATTGGGAATATGGCAAAATCATATCTATTGCTAACACAAATTCACTATAATGTTACAAAATATAATAAGAAATCCGGATATAAGATTTTCAGAAATGCATGAATGAACAAATTAAGGTACTGATTTTATTCCGTGAAGTTGAGCATGatacaagaaaatgaatggattTTGAAAACCTACAATTGATGCATATGACTTCTTTGGTGCCTCCTCCAGTGGTACAGGGGGAGATGAAATTGGAGCCACTGCTACATTATTTGGCACTTCATTTATGTCCTCAGGAACCAGTGTTTCCTCAACAACAGGCTTCTCCACATCATTTGTCGGGTTACAAACCTCCTCCCCGTTCACAACTTCCTCCTTTTGATTAAGTGCAGGCTCAGCTACCTGGCACTCGGGCTGCGGCGAAGCATCTACAAAcagacaaagaaagaaaagcGGTTCAAACATGCAATTCAGATCACAGCAACAAAACAGTTTCAAAGATGTTACACTGCTACACACTCTGAGGCACGGTCCCTGTGTCCCCTCCGACAGTGCCGTTGGCCAGGATAGGAGCAGGGGTGGCGGTCTCCACATCCGCAGCAACCTCCGGTGCCGGCTGCTGCTTGGTCCCCTCGTCCCCTACCCCCTCCCCAACGTAGCGCAGTATGTCGTTGAGAACGAAGTAGCCCTTCTCCTGCGGCGCAAGGAAGAAGGACTGCACGAACTCGCGGCTGACGCCGTTCCTCCCCGTAAGGTGGCCCATGACGAGCACAGTGACGCCGCCACAGAGAGATTCCTGTGCGTCCACCGCCTTGATCTCCGCCCGGTCGATGCCCATTGAGACGATCTTCTCGTTAATCGCCTGCAGAACCAGACGCGCGCACAAATCAGAGGCACACGCCACCCCAAAACCCCCCTCCATTGCGATGAGAATTAAGCCTGGGGGCGCCCAGATCTGGGCCGCGGGAGAGTAGAGAGGCGGCGTGTGGGCGAGGAACTTACGTCCATGGTGGTGACCGTGTCCATGCCGTCGGCGCCGGTGCCGGCGGGGCGCCCGAGGCGGCTGGCCTCCTGGTAGAAGCGGTAGACGAGCTCCGGCGACTGGTGCAGGATGTTGTAGTACTGATGCACGAAGGCGTTGCCCACCTGCGCAGAACAAGAGCAGGGCCGCCAACAAGCACGGCGCACGAATCGAGTCAGCGCGGATCCAGCGGGCGAGCTCGGCCCCGGCGGTGGGCGGATCGGGGGGACGGTGGGCTTACCActtgcgccggcggcggcgatccGGACGCCGCGGCGGGTGGGGCAGAGGCTGCggcgggaggcggcggcggcggcggcgacgccatCTTGGAGGTCGAGGGGTTAGGGTTTTGGCAGGAAGTGGGGCGGGGGGCGAAAGAGCAGGTCGGGACTCGGGAGAGAGGCGGAGAGGAGGCGGGGTTTGTCTCTCTTTTCCCGCAAAGCTGGCGAGAGGAGGGAAAGGGTGGTGCTGGCGGCTGCGGCGGGGGTTATACGGGTACGGGCTGGGGGCAGTGGCACGTGCGAGCCAAGCGCGCGTGAGGGACCGTGCCCGTGGCCCGTGGGACGTTGCGCGTTGGGACTCGGGAACGCGGAGGCTGAACGGCCGTGATGGGATGGGAAGGACGGCGCGGGTGGATCCGTGGGCCACGGGTCCTCACGCGCGTTTTCACCGTGATTTTCACTAAGGCCTTTTTTAGTTCCCCAATTAAAAAGTTTTCAtccgagtattaaatatagataaaaaattaagctaattacatagttttgttgaaaatcacgagacgaatcttttaaacctagttagtccatgattaacctTACTAGCAAAATATATTCGTGctttgctatagtagcaaacaAACGTTTGTAGAAAATGAGCACtttattatatttatttgtgttttattttttgtattaaatttgaaaattttaaagcTTTTAAAACTAACTTTGAAGCTAGTTTATATACATGCTCTTAAACTTTTTAGGATTTTTATTTCACGCACAATGACACCTTACACTCTCTGATTAAAAGGAACCTAACATACTTTTGAATTGTAATTTCTGATTTTGATTTTATATAGATTGTATAAGTTTCTATCAATTTTATGCATTGTTTTTAAAAAGACAAGAAGCTAACATTTATTGGGAAGTCGAAGTCTATGTAAATTTTGAGATTGATTTTTACTATTT
Protein-coding sequences here:
- the LOC8069463 gene encoding ras GTPase-activating protein-binding protein 1, whose protein sequence is MASPPPPPPPAAASAPPAAASGSPPPAQVVGNAFVHQYYNILHQSPELVYRFYQEASRLGRPAGTGADGMDTVTTMDAINEKIVSMGIDRAEIKAVDAQESLCGGVTVLVMGHLTGRNGVSREFVQSFFLAPQEKGYFVLNDILRYVGEGVGDEGTKQQPAPEVAADVETATPAPILANGTVGGDTGTVPQNASPQPECQVAEPALNQKEEVVNGEEVCNPTNDVEKPVVEETLVPEDINEVPNNVAVAPISSPPVPLEEAPKKSYASIVKVMKEYRPPGSAVPSRPAPLKTEKQASPAPAQVADALAFTSNPQSGSFQDPEVDAHAIYVRSLPLNATPQQLEEEFKRFGAIKHEGIQVRSNKIQGFCYGFVEFEDASAVQTAIEASPVTIGERQCYVEEKRTTGSRGGSRGGRFSPGRGGNFRGEGIRGRGTYNGGRGYGRGEFSYRSDYGGRGGGRGGSSRGDVSYQRVDHSGTASGRGARAPSAATAVAK